ttttttaaaataaaaaataatgtatgcaacttttaaatataaattttgacaataatactaaaaaaataaaatacatatatacttttgtttttaaaaagaccaaacccttcattggaatttttttaatttttatttgtttaaaattgaaaaaaaaaataatgtatgcaactttttaaataaaatttttataataatgctaaaaaataaaatatatataattataaaaaaaagaccaaatcctttgtcgaaattttttgattttatttgtttaaaattgaaaaaataatgcgtgtaaattttaaataaaaatttgaaaataatgctaaaaaaaccaaatatatatataaagaccaaatcctttgtcgaaatttttttaatttatatttgtttaaaattgaaaaaaaaaataatgtatgcaactttttaaatataaattttgacaataatgctaaaaaaatcagacatataaatatttttaaaaaataccaaaatatattcaattttttagcatttatataaatttgatttttagcattattttgtcatttaaaaaatgataatgaggccaaaataagaaatttgaagaatgagtgatgatagttttggaaaaaaaaaaaacgtttaaGCATTTGGCCAAATCTTTGAAAGCTTAAAAGCTAGTCCTTACTAGTATTGAGCTTTCAACCTTCCAATCttgactttcacttgaaagtgTTGAcactaattttggaaaaataaaattgcatttgaacaaataaaaagaaaaaaaaaaaatgaaaatgggagaaatttatttgattgaattatgcaaggaaatataGAATTTGATGGATGtcggattttgttaaatgtagcaacaattttgaaatcaagtgaaaaatgggCAAGAATGGGCCCGATTGTCAAATTATctgatttgatttaatgtgataAGAAATGATAGCTCGGAAAATGCCAGTGTAAAGAGACGGGTttcaaatcactataaaagagagGCTCATTTTCATGACATTAGGGGGGGAATTCagaaaaagagtgaaaaaaagTCGTGTGAAGAATTCGTGCAAAAAAGGTGCAGAGAAAAGTGTGAGGAGgaacgatttaaaaaaaaaaaaaattgagagaattgGTGCGAAGAGGGAATTCgcgcaaaaaaagaagaagaaaggaaatccCCTTGTCATCGAAAAGGGCCagcttctcctttctcttctgaCAAATACAGAGGAAAGAAAAGTCAACAGAGTAGCGTGAGGGGacgtgagagaaaaagaaaaaatagaaaaagaagaaaatcggtCTTCTTCCTCACGAGCTCGCCTCCGCCGTTGCTGCTGGTCCACCCCCTGTGTCGGTGCCTGCGCCGGCCACCGCTTATCGAACCCCCGAAGCCCGCTCGCCCGGTGTTCAAGCACCGTCGCCGCGCCTTGCCGCCGACGCAGCAACCTCTTGACGTCGCCGCGGTTGCACCTTCGCTCGACACCGCGAGCATTGTCACCGCTCATCCCCGCGTCCGCCGCTCTCCCTACCCCGATCGTCGCTGCGGCTGCCCCCTTTCCTTCCGGCGAACCCACGTCGCTGACGTTGCTGCACCGCAACAGAATCTCCGTCGCTTGCCCGCAGCAGTTGCCGACGCTCCCTCTGCCTCCGCCTGCGCATCTGTTCGGGCCAGCACCTCTGCGCCATCTTGCTGGTCGCCGCCCCTCGCCTGAGCGACCATCAGCAGCTCGCTCGAGTGCCGCCACTGCAGCCACTCCTCCCTTCGCCAGCAGCCCGAGCAGATTGCCACACCTCCGCGCCCCTGCAGTAGCCCGCGACGCCATTGTTCGCTGCCATCGCTGCTCCCTCCGCCTCACCCGCGCCTGCACCAGCGACATCCCGCAGCTCCGCCGCCGCGCCTTAGCCCGCGCCACCACTGCCTGCGACCTGCTCGCCCATCGCTGCCGCTGGTCCGCCCGCGCTTACTCCCATTGCGCTGCCGTCCTCCTGGAGCCCCCTTaggtagtttagtttatttttattttatgctattatttttattttttaaagtttcgtTATTATTATAAAGGTGGTTtccattttatgaattttgtaggcattattcATAGGGATTTTGTCcggaattattgtaattattaatttaatccgagaggcatctgtttatttttttaattatattaatttttgggctttgttagaatttcaattattaaatcattataattattaatttgatccgtaagacttcggattagatttttaattattttgagctctttgttgtgataattatggttaggataatcattaatttgactgtgagacaacaggttattttttcgattattttaatcatttattttgcttatagtttagatttaatatttatttaataattacttatctttaaaaaactaaaaaaatcaaaattcaaaattctgcatgagcatataggtttagtaaaacAGACATATAGGTttagaaaattagaattttcttaggattgcatttttagaaataagttagggttggacctaaattaatttttttagataatgttcaCACATCTtaattaagtcaaattaatccctagaataaattagaaaattatcccttttaaatgttttaattagggtttttattaattctgaatttcaaataaaaaatacaaaaatacaaaaatacaaaaatctaggtgcatgttaactagttcgcataataggatcatttaatcaaaatttgctagtaaagttaggtcatgaggtgcataataactagtctcgcataataggcccatttaattagaatttgcatattaataagattaagtcatttagttaagaaatgaatttttataaaagaattctaattttcaagaaaacccaaaaaattgtttgctttgtgtgatgcaatttatttattaaatgctTGAGCATATGTGTGATCACCTTTTTGCGTtaagttaaaataaatccaagctgctttgcaaaaatattttgaaaaagtaaaagaaatggTATCTTAGAAATAGCATTAAAAAAttctagtgtaattaagtccccgtaCTCTTAGTCTTTgcttcgtaggagtaaaataaattttcatttatttcgatatcataaaccgattagtggcgattcctaattaaaaattttgcatgttaaatatttgaaccttaagtcgcgaaGTGGTATGAACTTGGGAGCCGAGCTAagttaaagacttagtagtccattaacctagttttagatGCTGCACCCAAAAATTAGGTCACGACAGAAGGCTACTTCAAAATAATTGCCAAATGGTCCAGCATTTTCTCAAGGGGCTTTGGAGGGCTGAAAGCCCCTTGAAAATactgaaccaaatgcaccctaaaacCCTTTGCTTCTCGATTTTAAGAAAATCCcatgatttttatgaaaaaatggaaaagaaaaataaaagcataaGGGACGTTGCCGGTTgggttttgatttttaaatgatttcagTTGTTTTTGTCTCGTTGGTGCACCGGGCAATTGGAGACTATTGTGAGCAAAACCTGATGTTTGCTTCAtgtccaattttctttttctttttcaaaagttgCTTATGAAAATGTTCGTTATATTTGCacaaaacatttccatttcAGATCAAGGTTCGTCTAGCAATTTAAGTTGAAGCTTGACTTGCCCATATTGCTTGCACTATGGCATTGGAGCTTACTTCTCCGTTTGTTTAAAATCGCTTCAAGTATGTAGTGTTGACGAAAGTCGCAATTTATAAAGTCACAGGTCGCAACGAAATCCGAAAATTATAGTATAAGAGCAGTTAAATCTTATTGGACAGGTTCTTCATTGTATGCCTGGAAAATCTCCGCTTCCTCTTTTAGAGATGAGCCAGAAGGTTTGCCTTTCCCATTTGGCCAATCGGAGTTAGTGATGACAAGTCTGGTAAGCATGATGCCGATTCAAGACCAGCCAGTCCATGGCCCTGGAGGATGAATTGGGGCTCCATCATGCCCATAAATTACAAAGGGACATAGTGCTTTGTTTTATGCTGCACTCTCATTAATTCCTACAAGTCGCAAGAAAGTTCTTGGGATTGGAGGTTTTTCTACTACCGGTCCATAACCCCTCCAAATCTGAAATACCTGAGACATGGTTGATCTATCACGCTCTGTCTTAATGCCAGCAAGCCACTTCGCATGCTCTGCACAATTCTTCCATCTCCACCCGTCCGTTCAATCTGCGGTCCACGAGTGGCAAGACTACTTCTCCTCTGGCTACTGAATTGTCTACCTGGAGCGGTAGATAATCGCGTATATCACTGTTCAGCTCCTCGATGTTTCTCTTTCCCGATATGATCTCAAAGAGCAGCTTTCCGTACTGAGAATGTTGACTTTCGATGTGATGGCTCCTCCCCAAAATCCATTCTGGAGCGAGGTACCCTCTGGCTCCCCTCACGGTGGTAATGACGCTGCTGACTTCCCGTGCCATGAGTTTCGCAAGGCAGAAATCAACAATCTGTGGTTCGAGTTCTGAATCCAACAGCATATTCTCTGGTTTGATGTCATAGTGTAAGATGCAATCCTGACACCTTTCATGGAGGTACTCAATCCTTTAGCAACCTGGATGGCGATGCCGTATCTGGTTTTCCAATCGAGGGTGTTGGAACCCTTCTAAAACAAATAGCCGCTAGTGAACCATTTGCCAAGTACTCTTATACTAGGAACATTTTCACTCTTCTGCACAAAAACAATTAGACGAACGACATTGACATGCTGTATTGTTCCAACGGTGCTAACTTCTGCAAGGAACTGTTCGTTACTTTGGCTTTGGTTCATGAGTTTCTTCACTGCTATGGGAGTTGAATCTGGCAGTGCTCCCTGAAAACAGAACTAAACCCTCCTTCCCCGATTTTCTCAGAGAAGTTATTTGTTGCCTTATTCAGAACTCGATATTCAAAATGCATCAAATGATCGTCTGCTGCATAAGCAGGCCGTCTCATCTTAATAGCCACCAGCGAAATGCTAAGGACCACGAGAAAAGCTGCGGACACAACTCCAACTACTGTTATGAAATTTGAAGTGGGTTTCCCCCGTTTCTTACTCTCCTCCAAGTCCAACGCTGCAATCCGGACATGGAAATCTCTTGAAATTGCATCATCGGCTGAATGTTCAACTACAAATTTGGCATCCGTCCATAGCAGACAGTTGGTAGTGTAAGCATAAGTACTGCAAGAACACTTGCTCAAGCACAAGAACCTGCATGTTTCGAGGTTTTCCACCATGAAACAGAGTTTTGCAAGCGTGTATTAGGCATGACgaaaaatttatctttcctgtCACCACTACATTTTGACGCATTTCTCCTCTTGCAACAGCCCAGACGATCTTCCAGCTTCAGATCATCTAAGTATCCAAGCGGGCAATCGCAAGGCAGTGCGTCGCTCTGATTGCAGTTAGAAGAAGCACCACAAAAGGGATATATCTCACACTCAAGGGTTGGCTGTGTCCAAAGCACCCTCCATTTCTGGGTATGCTTTGCCCATATTAATTGATTGAGCGGCCCCGTTGGTTCCAGCACGACCCTAGAAAGATTAGAAGGAGCAACTGAGGAATACATGAAGTAGGCCTCATTCTCATTCGGAAAAAAGGAGAAACATACCACGTTTCTACCATTACTGAGCGCTGATGCCTGAAGTCATCACCAGTCCAGTCGCCACTATTCCCGTAGGCTTCCGACCTTTTATATAGCGAATACTGAGCTCTTCCTTCCACTCCTGCGAATGCAGAGAACATCCCGGGAGCTGGATCATGTAAATTTCTCCATGCCACCAAAACTTTCTTGTTGGACGTAAGTATATTGAATCCAACCTTGGCACCGGGCAACCACGTATCAGTCGGATGATCGAAACTCTGTCAAGCAATAGGCACATCGGAAGTCTTCCTTAAAATGAAGACTGTCAAGGAGCACTCCTGAAGTCGAATTAGGCATGAGCGATGTCAAACCAGTCGACCAGATTTGATGCTTGGATGAACCGAGTATGACTAAATTACCCTCCCAAAGGAGCGTCAACCCTGAAGAGAATGGGTCGGACACTGGCGGTTCCTATTCGCAACCAAAACCAGAGTCTTTTGAGGTAATCCTTTGTACCAAATGCCAATGTAGTGGTTACCAGTGTTAACCGGTGAAAAGAAGCCCATCTCAGCTGTTCCTCCTTGAGAGATTAATGTCTGGTTTCAGAGAGGACTCACCGGTATCTGTGCTTATGGACAAAGAGGGCCGAATGAAACGGAGTAAAGAAGCAGAAGATAAGGAAACATTTCGGTGTTTCTGGTTATGTAACTCATCTCTTGTTACTCTTGATCTTGCAACTACGGTTTTGTTTTGGAGAGTTAGCAGCTCCAAGGCTTTTCGAGAACTGATAAAATCTTGATTTCTCATTAGCCAGAAGTCTTCGAGGAGTTGCTGGTCCAACAATGTTGATACATGACATTATCACGGTTGGTCCATAAAAATTAAACCGAAGGTTATCATACGATTTCATGGTAGTCTCATTCAACCATTCAACTCCCCTGTCATTATCTCTCATTTTGGGCTAATTCCAACTTGCCCTATATGATTTCGTGGTCCTCTCAGTCAATCcctgttatttcttttttcactcgTCATAGTAGACTTTGGTTTTCTGTCTCAGACCGACCGGAAGTCCATTTATCAGTTTCTTTTGAACCTGCAAAATCCGATCCACTTGACACACATGCTCAATTTCTGCCCATTTGGCGAAGTAGAAGGCTTATTCTGTGTTTCCACCGTGGCATGCGCACGTCACAAGCCCAATTTAAGCAACCTCCCAATTAAATTAAACGTTAAGATTAAGGATGAGAGCTGAATCTTAAGGTGTAGGTTTTGGTGGGAAGGACGGAGGTTGTAATGGATCGgtggagatagagagagactcATTGCTCAATGCAAACGGCATCGTGAGGGATTTGCTTAACTCACACGAAATCAGAATTTTACGCGTGAATGCTCGTGGTCATACAAGGAGAGCACCATTTgatgaaaaatctatttatgcCGAGACCATCTGAACTTAAGAAGACAGAGAGATCAAGATCGCTTCACGTTTTCACACCGCGTTCAGAAAGTGCAGGAAGTGGGGATTCCAGGTGAATCAAAGTGCAAAAAGTTATGATTTTGCGAGGAAATTGAAATTAGCCGAGAACGAAACAAAAAGTTAAACATGTTAGCCATGTGTTCGGGCAAATATGGTTGTCCGTTTTTTCCCCCCTCGAGTCCCGTCCTTCTTCAATGAGCGCAGGTACGACTGGATTATTGTTCCCACAAAATTTCAACACGTGTTCTCTTCTCTTTTAAGTGCAAGCATTTAGGATGATGGGGGGAAGGATTAACACTGCCGCCAAAATGGACCTAAAGTTTCTCAAAGGAAACCtggtgccaaaaaaaaaaaaaaaaaaaaagtgatagcAAGGATAAATTACTATAATCATGAATAAGTGATGGTACTACTTTTATTTTGCATTCAATTTCTACGAGAgaaaaaaatcacacaaaatcGCAATCTTGTTATTGTGCTCATATTTGTAACTACTAGAAATTGATTGTAGACTTGAAGTAGGTGAGAAAATTTCAGGTTCATTCTCCATTAGCATCATCAACTGGCATCTCTATTGAATACAAAATTGGTTTCGAGGGAAGTTGTAGATTGATCACTCCTTCTAGCATATTAAGGATCTAACCCATCGATGGGTGATCATTAGGGCTCAATTGTATACACCAAAATACAACAATTATCATCTTCCTCGttatttctctttcctcttcttttgcatGTATGGCTTTCATTAATGTATATTTTATATGTATTATAGAGTATTTCTGTAATTATGTTTTTATCGATACACTTTTTGCATTTAAGCACTCctataaatatatatcattCGACCTTAATTGGGGTCTAACTACCATAAACACtttgtcattattttctctcCGACTCGACCATCACCATAGTAACACAGTAGGAAAAATGCATCAAATTCTTCAACATCTCTACCCCAAATCAATACTTCCCTTTGCTCCAATTATTACCTCAATAATGTCCGATACATCTCTATATTTCTCTTCATCTCTACCATCTCTTTACTCATTATCTACTCTTTCTGTTAATCCCAATTCCCCATTTGCCTCCATGCAATGTTGCACCTAATTTCAcctcttcttccattttctatgCTGCCTCGATCTTTGCTGCTATTGTTGTTGCTGCTCCAATTATGGTTGTGcaatcatcctcatcatctatTTTTCTTCCCAATATCACAAGTCTCGTCTCTATCAAACTTGATGTAGACAATTATCTTTTGTGGAAATCTTAGTTTGAATCTATTTTAGTTTGCAACGATCTGCTAGACTATGTGGATGGTTCTTTTCCATGTTTGCCAAAACTTATCAATGATTAAAATGGCGCTACAATTGTCAATACCTCCTATTCCACCTAGGTAAAGACAAATTAATGCATTCACGGtttgatcaattcaatccttATAGTTGAGATTTTCTATGAAGTTCACGATCTTCAGACATCTCAAGAGATTTGGTTGGCTCTAGGACAACGTTTTATTGATTACTATGCAGCCAAGGAAATTGGTCTAaaacttgattttcaaaatgctaAGAAAAACTAGGTATGAGTTAACAATTTCTCGAGCAAATATGTATTAAGGATGGTAACTAATGTTACATTTGCATACTATATTTGACAATCAATAGTAGTAAATATTCAACGCATCCGTCtcatatttaatatatttttttgaacctAAAGATTTCTTCTAGTGAATTTTCTGGCCCCATCACGACCTAAAATATTGTAAATCAACAAGTTTTACTTTCAGAGATTCTGAATGTTTTACATAATTTTCGTTTTGAGAATTAAAAACATTTTGTGACTACACTTGATTAAATTATGAGGTAGGATTAACGTATCCTGGCCTCCGCATTGGAAGCACACCATTAACATTTCGGTGGGCTTTTACTCCCCATTTTGGGAACTCTTGATATAAGAGAAAAGATGAGGTACTTTAAGCTAATATATAAAAAACTTTTTTGGAAGGAACTaaacacaattttcttatagtcCGTAAAACCCAGATGTTCAATGTTGACTTAGCAcaaagtaaatatatatattcctgGAAAGCACAAACTTAAGTTTCATTCGCTTCGCagaaaatgtgacatttttgaaaaatattttctagaaaccgTATATTTTCGGCATTTagctaaaatctgaaaatgaaatgaaaaatactGTCCATCatggtatgaaaaatatgattatCCTCCGTTCacttcttttgataattttttttttctttttttctctttaaaaatataattttaaattctttttctttctttttcttttcctcagcTGCCGATCAGCAGCCTTCGTCATGGTGGTGATCAGTTGATTTAACATATAATTGATGTCCACAATTTGTGACCCGCTATTCACAAGGATGGTtggataaaattttcttttgatcgaGGATGATTGAAAATATAGACCTAATTACAATcatacattttcaaaaatatatgaatataGGTACAATAGGCCACTGAAAATAATGtgctgaaaatttatttttcaaatgtttattttcaaagggggttatttttctcaaaaagctTAAGTAATGTCACCTCCAAAAATGTTAGATATTTGTTCTTCGCACTACCCATGCAGTTCATGATGTTTCGAGGAAATTCTCACTAGAAgtgatttctcctttttttcccatGTAACATTCGGTCAACGTCATATACCAAGAAAGTCTCATTATTGCCACTAGATGGAAATGCTTTGTTGATCctacaaatttaatttacaaGCAAAAAAGAGCAATGGCTTTGCTCCTGTCAAAAGCATGATTTCTGGGTGTTCTTGATTTGCTTAAATATAGAATTAAGTTTCAAAattatgcaatcaaatcctGAAAATTGTCATATTGGTGTGATCGACAATTTTCGttaattccatcaaatttgggtGATGAAAATCTTGactaaacactttttctatgaactgaaagataaaatataaaaaagccaaaaatattGGTAGCTTTCAAACAAGCCACTTAGAACTTCGATTCTTTGAGAGGAAAAGTCCGTTCTTCGGACTGAAGATTTAATGAATTCACAGATATTCTTCTTCAATCCTTCACTGCATGCTGCTTGCCAAATTGTTGCATGTGGCATGAGTCATTTTAAATTTCATGTATTTCGACTCGACATCTTTAGATCGTTCTCAATAGCGTATCGGGATTGATGACTTGCGCgagtttttcttgtttgagtTGTGAAGCCGTACCCAGTTGAATCTCATCCTAAGTTTCTTCAACAAAAGGATTTTTCAAGTCGGAAATTCAAACATCACTTCTTAAGAACACACAACTAGTACATATGGATATATGCCTGCAGCATGTCAAGCATAGGCATAAAACGAGGCCTTAGAACTGAAAAGCTTCACCATTTTTACAGTACACACGGATATGTGGCTTCATTTAAATCTACGCGGTAGGATAAGAGGCCTTCATCGCGATGCCGCAGAGGCCTTCCTTCGCACTGACGTCTCTCTGCATCCTTATGTATCCTTTCTCGCCCCATTCCTCGCCCCACGAGTTCTTCACCAGCCAAAATTTGGTGCCATCATCACTTGTCCCGTATCCGACGGCGGTAACACCGTGGTCCAATTCGGTCCCACAAGCCCCGGTGAACACGCCGCTAGAGTAGAATTGGAAATCGAATCCTCCGGCATCGATGGCCACGGAAACTGGCTGGTTAGCAACTGCCTTTAGCAATGCCCCCTCGCTGTTGGCGGGAACGTCTTCGTCTTCATAGCCCTTTATGATCACGGCACGGTTGGATTCCGATTTGACATTGCATTTGCCATCCGTGCCCTTGTAGGGATAGTTCGTCTCGGTTGTGAGGCCGTGCTTCTCAACAAATTGGAATGCGCTATCCATCCAACCGCCTTCGCATCCCTGGTCCTGGCCACCGACGTCGCAGTCGACCAACTCTTGCTCGGAAAGAGAAATCAGCTTACCCGTGGTTATTTCATTGACTCCTTCCACAGCTGCCACGGCTGAAAAAGCCCAGCAACATCCTACATTTTTGCAACGGAAACAGGACACTCAAATCAGAACAACAGACATTCTTGGAGAAGATACTATAACAACATTAGGGGTTTTAACATCTTGTCTCTAAGAATCTCAAATAGATTGATAAAGGCAATTCATGAACTAGTCTCTATCAACTTACCACATTGGCCTTGGTTCTTAACCGGTGTCACAGCTCCTTTCTTTCTCCAGTCCATGCTAGAAGGCACCGCTGTGATGTTTTCGTACCTGAAAGAAGCGGCCTCGGTGGAGCACATGTGCGACTTGAATCGGTTCCTTGCCTTGAATTCTTCATTCGTGAGGTCGGCGAGCTGATTGACGCCGAGCCTGTAAGGCTTGTCGTTTGCCTGATTGAACGACTCGATGCCCTGCACATTTGCCTTAAATATCTCGAAACGGCTTTGCATTTCTTCCACATCCTTGTACACACGCCCGTAACGGGCCATCCATTGCCCATGCATCTCATACATGGGATCGTCTCGCTGGAGGTGCGACCGGCGGCTTGATGAGCCCGAGCTCCCAAAAAGGAAGACCAAAGGCACCAGAATGAAATATTGGTTTCTAAACGATCCCATGACTTGGCTAGCAATGTTAGGAGTGAAGGAGAAGAGCCAAGTGAATCAGTTTGGGAGCACACAGAATCCTAAGAATGCACCTCAAATTTATAGTCCCAATGTTTTGGATCGTACGACGAATTCGGACGTGGATTCATCGACTTGCCTGATAATCTATCCTGATGGGTGCATCGAATTAATCGGATGAATTAgctttaattaagaaaaagcaGTAATCAATCGTCAACGTGCCAGAGAGGTTGTTCCGAGATAGACTTAGCTTGTGAGATTCATGTCTGGAGGCTTACTTTGTTTCTGTGCGAGGGCTGGTAATTTGGACTGTGTGCTTTTATTTCAGCGTGATTTTATAGTCTTTTTGGGCCAGTTCGTAGCATGTTCAGTCGCTACAATAATTGCTCACATCAAACGAAGCAAACGATGACTTTTGAGAGGACGATAGACATTCATCGGCATAAACTCGGATGACTTTCCAATTATCGAATATGTGATACTGAGGTGTAACGCTTTGCGCGTCTACAATGTATTTACAAAGGAATAAGATTTTTCACAACATAAGTTGTCCCACCCTAAAGGGGAAATATTCTTAATCTTTTTAAGAGCCTCTTGACAATCTCTTCGAACGAAGGTGTTGAACTTCTTTTATGTGCTTAGTGATCCCACcctaaaagagaaaattttcttagactttttgggaaaagctATTTCTCACACCATCACGCAGTTACCACACCACGGTATTATcctctcttgtcacaattgtggcctgcctccctctctctccaacaGACAAACACACGACAGTTTTTTGGTTAGAAAACACATGGCAGTTCCACCATAGGTAAATTCATTTAAATTCAAAACGTTAGTAAGTTAtgcaaataaaattgataaattaaccttaccaaaaaatttgataaattaaatcaaaattggtatttataaattataaaaatattagtaATCCCATAAAATTGTTGCTAAGTTACCAATaagttatttgagaaaaaatttgggatttttttttcttaccaatAGCTTTTAAAATGAAccaagatatatatatatatatatatatatatatatatatatatatatatctgggTGGCATATGCTAGCACAAAAAAGATCGGTATTTTTTTCTTACCAAG
The sequence above is drawn from the Eucalyptus grandis isolate ANBG69807.140 chromosome 11, ASM1654582v1, whole genome shotgun sequence genome and encodes:
- the LOC120289757 gene encoding G-type lectin S-receptor-like serine/threonine-protein kinase At2g19130, whose translation is MLLDSELEPQIVDFCLAKLMAREVSSVITTVRGARGYLAPEWILGRSHHIESQHSQYGKLLFEIISGKRNIEELNSDIRDYLPLQVDNSVARGEVVLPLVDRRLNGRVEMEELCRACEVACWH
- the LOC120289758 gene encoding senescence-specific cysteine protease SAG39-like; the encoded protein is MGSFRNQYFILVPLVFLFGSSGSSSRRSHLQRDDPMYEMHGQWMARYGRVYKDVEEMQSRFEIFKANVQGIESFNQANDKPYRLGVNQLADLTNEEFKARNRFKSHMCSTEAASFRYENITAVPSSMDWRKKGAVTPVKNQGQCGCCWAFSAVAAVEGVNEITTGKLISLSEQELVDCDVGGQDQGCEGGWMDSAFQFVEKHGLTTETNYPYKGTDGKCNVKSESNRAVIIKGYEDEDVPANSEGALLKAVANQPVSVAIDAGGFDFQFYSSGVFTGACGTELDHGVTAVGYGTSDDGTKFWLVKNSWGEEWGEKGYIRMQRDVSAKEGLCGIAMKASYPTA